The genomic window tagcatatattacccctactttcaaaagtggatcaagactagaggcaagtaattataggcctgtgagtctaacatcacatattatgaaagtgtatgaaagggtaatgaagaaaaatattatgaaacatttaataaaaaaataatttgtttaataaaggacaacatggtttcgtacccggaaaaagtacacaaacccaactgttagtccaccgtgagaacatattcaaaaatatgaaaagcggaaatgaaacagatgtggtttatttagactttgcaaaagcttttgataaagtagaccataatatattagcgaagaaaattagaaaacaatatcgtggataaagtaggaagatggttaaaagaatttttacacaacagaaaacagatagttattgcaaacgacgagaaatcggatgaagccaaggtaatatccggtgtgccgcaaggtacggtgttagctgcaatactgtttgttattatgattgaagacatagacaataatgttaaggattcggtagtgagtagtttcgcagatgacacaagaataagtagagaaattacttgtgatgaagataggaacgctctacaaagagaccttaacaaagtatatgattgggcagaggtaaataggatggtatttaactctgataaatttgaatcaataaattatggagacagagaaggaaagctatatgcatataagggaacCTAATAATTGagaaccatcacaaataaggaagcagttaaagaccttggtgtgatgatgaataggaacatgttatgcaatgatcaaatagcaactctgttggcaaaatgtaaagcaaaaatgggaatgttgttacggcacttcaaaacaagaaaagctgaacacatgattatgctttataaaacatatgttcgtagtccacttgaatattgcaatatgatatggtaccgcccacactatcaaaaggatattgcacaaatagagagtgtacaaaggtcctttacagctagaatagaagaagttaaggacctagactactgggaaagactacaattctttaaaaaattattatagtctaagaaaggagaagaggaacgctacatgataattcaggcatggaaacagatagaaggaatagcagaaaatatcatggaactaaaatatcagaaagagcaagcagaggtagattaatagtgcccaaaactataccaggaaaaataaggaaagcacacaggacattaatccactacgaaccagcatcgataatgcagcgtctattcaatgcgttgccagctcatctgaggaatttaTCTGGTGCttcgaaattaatttctcgacataatgtagTTCAgcttccacaataagctgtaagtcccgttgctaggtaaccagttggttcctagccatgtaaaaatatcaaatcctttaggctagccctaggagagcagctgttaatcagctcagtggtctgattaaactaagatatacttaactcttttcttctctctctctctctctctctctctctctctctctctctctctctctctctctctctctaaccatttCGCATCtttgctgtcttttttttatcccCCCATCCTTTTTCCTCTTAATTCTAAAATGAATGAGAGACAAGCAAGTAATTCTGAAAGTCTGACGATTCTTCGAATAAGCCATACTCATTTGACACGTGGACATTAAATGAATAGTCCACATTACCCTCCTCCCGAATGCTCAAGAGTGCAAATCGTCGATAACAGTCAAACGGGTACTGCGTGAATGTCCAAAATATAACCAACTGCGATCAGCaaaattttggaaataaatcgaTGGAGATTTTATCAGAATCTTCTACCTTTCCAGTCAGTCCAGTTTTAAGATTCGTGAAGAAATGTGGTTTGacagatgaaatataaaaaattaagtaaataataataataccgaacAGCATATGACGtttaacgaattaaaaaaaagtatatttaaaaatattacttaACTTACTCTGAatttatttcatctatttttctatgtatgGTTTTATCTACTTTTCTATGTAtgattttatctattttcctATGCACTAAAACAAGCAAATGCATTTAATGTGCGCATGTATTACAGTGTAAAAGCGTTGtacaatttttccttttaattttcattttcattcattcatcaccacatgaatgacatatatatttggtcccagttcttggccaaTGGCTATAAACCTGGTATTTCATCCTAATCCAACCCTGTGagagctgatagtcagctcaatggtctggttaaactatcttaatatatattaatatacatatatatatatatatatatatatatatatatatatatatatatatatatctacaatataaaatgaatggttaactattattcataattattatgcCATATAGTATATGTACCTGTTATAATTATAGTAGCCTAATTGCAATCAACTACTTAGATTTAGCTAACCTTAGCCAAagctaattgtgttatacttatTACCTACTTTTACCCAATCTAACCGGAGGTAATTGTGCTAAATATTACTTAGTtgaccctaacctaacctaagctatGTTACCTATTACATCGTTTGAGACCTTACCTAAACCTAATGTAATTGTTACCTTTTACCTAGTTTTCCCTTAACCTAACTTTTTTCGGGTTATTTATTAGCACTTTTGACCTAACCTAAGCAAATTATCTTACCAGCTACTCAAGATTTCCAAACCTTACATAAACTAATCACGTTCCTTATTACTTAgttttacctaacctaacctggcttgattttgttatttattgcttATTTCCTTGCCATTTTTTGATCTGTTATTGCCCAAATGATTAATATTTCCCctaccaattattattatattataattattatccttATCATCATTATGAACGATACTATTTATACAAAATCAGTAACTAATATACCATGACCTTGCATCTTTTTAAATTGATGCTAACTCTATGTAAACAATACCTATGTAACAATTAGTTatggtttatttgtttttgagaaaaatatataaatgtgtaatttTTTTCTCCGCTTCCCAAATGAATGCattaaaatgtgttttatcaCATTTTAAAGATATAAAATTTCCAATACGTATATTGTTAGTACTACTCTTATGTAGTTTTGCAATGttgcatagaaataaaaaaaattgtgcaaaATCCGCCACAAAGATTGTTTTTCAAAGCAAAGTTCAAGAGATTTTTTAAGATTTGATCAGCCATTGTTAATAAACCTCTATAAACACTAATAAATATCACACAGAGTACGTTAATATTAATCCTAACACACCTGGGAATAATGATGAAGGATAGAGAGAATGGTGATTAaagcagaaaattaaaaaaaaaaaataaaataaaataaaataacattatccCACACAGTTAATAAACATCTATAAACATTTCGAAAACTCATAATAATGCTACCAAACTTATGAATAATTAGTGATGAATGGTAATTAATGTAGTACAACAAACAATCGTTAATGGGTGAAAAGTCATGAATAAGATGGACAATGGTAAAACCTAGTTGTACTCACCAAAAATTCGAGAAGGTCTCGTCTTGCTATTATTCTTGTAAAGTAGTGTTGAAAAGACTACGCCATATTTTGCATTTGTAGTAGGCTAACCTAACAAAAGAAAGACGAGGGCATTGTGTGACACAGACCCATCTGTCATCACAGAGTCAGGCAGTCTTCGTGGCACTGGTTATAAAGACGACTGTAAATCTTGAGTGCTTTTGATTTTGGAAACACAAGCAGCCCTTGTTTCCAGTTGACTAGCCCAGCAGTCTTTGTATTATCCCTTTTCGTGTGTACCTACCAGGCGTTCAGCCTCATCAACAGAACTTCAGATGTTGCTGATCCTTAACAAGAATGCTTGCCTTTTAGCAGCATATGTCGCCCATGTTTCCGGTTGACTAGCCTGACAGTTTTCTCTTTATATCTTTTTCGTGCTGTACCAGGTGTTCAGCCTCACCGAAAGGAGGTTCCACAGGTATAGGGAAGTAAGAAACCACTGCTGGCTGTGATTCTATCCCTGGCTTCAGAATTTAAGGGGGTGACACCCTTGGCCCCCCCAAACAATCGCCCTCTGTTTCGTGATAACGTTATCTTGTCTTCCTCTCTCACACAACTAGGCCTAACGTTCCTTTTACCTTTTCCCTCTAATATCGCTCCTTTCCTCTTTACTCTCAGGTGTAATGTCACTGCCTTGTTAAGTAACAACACGATCACCATCATTTGAACATGAAACTTAGGTAGGTATCAtccaaaataactttatcttgACTGCttgaaacgtaaccgcggatacgacatccactagggattggaggccgtccaatgtatttcgccgtgtttagtactggcccctggtgggttaattacagtcggccgaataaatattatttaaaattcttgttcagtaggtaaaactgcatagaaaaaccgcaactgacatagtctaggccaccgtggataagtaccctagatctaccggtAGGAGCTTAATTCTCCTTTTTTTCACAATATCTAGAGATGGCAGGCTACATCAACAATTCCATGGAATCTAATGATAATACCGGCGGTAATTACGACAAAGTTCTTTATTTATGCAGCAACCATTTCTGTCAAACGAATACTGAATGAACTTCCGAGCACTGATTGGCTCCCACGTGACGATAACAAAAGCGCCGATTGGCTGGCCCACCTTATAACAATTATCTGGATGATGCTAATCCCTAAACCGCCTCTCTATATACAAACGCTAGGCGTAAAAagcttttacgggctgctctaggagcaagagccagtgccagcacaaggctagcTTAATATTACACGTAAAAAGCTTTACTTTAATGGCAGTTGTTCATATGAGTACAGCAATATGTTTCTCAATTGTTAAACTCATTTACTTAGTAAGACGATAATGAGCTTTTCTTGAGAAAGTCAGCAAGATACGAATTATATTGTAATCGCCATAATGGCAAGGAGTTCAAGTGCTTAGGATGCCTTGTGAGGACCTTTGGACTCTTCATACCAACCAGGAAAGCCCACTGGTTGGGTAGTTTAGTGTGGTAAGTTGAAAGGAATAAAAGTTTCGAAATGGACCTATGGACTCGGTCTTACCAACCGAGACAACAAGAGCAGTGTTTGTATTACTAATCATGTTTTTGCCCATTCAATAACTGCGTGATTACTCTGTCATTAAAGACCTTAAAAcgagaaaagaacaaaaaagctTATAATATTCAATCGTCGTCTGTCGTTTACGCCAGGAAGCCTAAattcgaaggaaaaaaatgatacaTAGAAAACGTACTACTATTTACCTtcaaagaaaactaatatttaTAGGGTAAACTTAAGCAAttttctaactcacttcaacccTCATACTAACGTTTATATCGGTTATAGCATATACCAATGTTTAATGGATACAGTAGACAACAGAGAAGATGTGCGACCATCTTCGCGATACATTACTTCAAAAATAATAACGCAGACTGACTTGATGCTTAAAgggttttattaataataaacaaactcAGTTACCGCTGTTATACTTTCTAAGTAATGTACATAATAAAGTTTACATCAGGTGATGGCCCATCTCTTGCCCCTTTAGATTAATATTTAGTTACTAGTAATAATGGCCTTGAATGTCCATATTCTGGTTTCTGTACATAGTGATGcatgtgtgttatatattttattttatttgtaattattcaACTTTCTGACATAGTGGGCTATGTATGCAAGGGTATACCTGTCAATAGAGATTTGCCGTCTCGTCCTGTTGGGAGTTACTCCACGTCCTGCATACGCTTAACGATCTGCCTGCAAAACCTGATGATGAAGTCCCTCTCGAGAACGGCAGCGTTGTAGTCGAAGGTCATCGTGAACTTCCCACGGAAGGTGTGACAGATGATCGACATGGGACACTTGTCCACCAGGTGATTCGAAGTCGACCTCGTAATGTGGGTGATCCTGACCTCCTCGCCTCCCTCCGTGGCCAGGGGAGTGGCATCTCCCATGTTGGAGATGGTGAAGTCGGTGGTGAAGGACTTGAAGTCGGCGGAGGGCGTCCCCATCTGGATGTTTGCGATCGTCTGGTACGCCTGGTCGAAGAGGGAGGTCTTCTCCTGGAGGTTCTGAGAGATCTGGGCGTGCAGGGCGCGTGCGTAGTCCCAGTAATTGGACCCGACGTTCCCAGGGACCTCTGTGAGTACAATCAAAGGGAATCCAGTGTGGACCCCCAGGGCATTAGGGATAGGTTTCTTCCAGTAGCGGCGCAAGTTGATCAAGTGGGCGTTCTGCATAACGTAAGAGTCACGAGCAACGCCGTTCTCCCGAACTAGGTCGACCAGAGCGACGTTGGCGGCAGCCGAAAACCCAGAGTTGATGGTGACCTTCTCTGCTCGACATCTCTTGAAGAATCTCGCGGTGGTTTCCTGGTCGATGATGTACTCGTAGCTGTGGGTCATACACCGCTCGTTCGGTTTCGGGAAGGCGGTGATGATGTAGGGGGAGTTGCCGTCGCTTTCTTCGATCCTCTTGGCCGCCTTCTCCCTGAGACTTTGGTCGCTCATCAGCATGGCGATCTTCTCGCCAATTTCCTCCCCGATGTAATCGTTGCCTACTAGGACACCGAGGGGCTCGTCCACATCGACCGTCTTCTTTGAAATGACGTCGTTCAGGAGGGACACGAAGAACTTCATGATGTACATGTTGGTGGTCCCGTCGCTTATGCTGTGGTGCAGACCGAACAGCAGGATGGAACCGTGGAACGACGGCGGTTCGAGGTCGTCGGCGTCGAGAGGGAGGTCAGGGCAGTCGAGGAGAAGACGCGCGCAGAACAGGGGACCTGTGTTGGAACTGTATCGATACGAGTGCAGGCATTCCCTCACCTCTCTGACTTCCTTGCCGTGGAGGACCTGCAATGGAGCAGAATACAACATTTAGGCCTAGGGCCGCACgctgggccctatgaggtcattcagtgctgaaaatgaATCTGGGTTCTCACAGGGGGatatctcaaagcagttgcactgtggaaCAACTCTTAGAGAATgtggaaagccagatggaaggaagggaatatgaacggaggaacgagaaaaggaatgaaaggggtcaaagctagggaccaaagggacgctgtaaagagccttacgtaatgcctacaacgcactgcatgaggtgcactgttgcCACTACCCGTCTCTGGGAGTTAAGAACCTGAACAAGAGAAGTgtttatatcttatacatatttaACATAAATAGTTGTTCAAGCGTAATTCTCTCAATAGTTACCTTTGTTAGCAGATGGCTTAACTGATGGAGTGGTTTAAACTGCTGTCATAAAAACGGTCAAgtattgaatatataaaatgaacattaaaaaaaattactgcattTCAGCTGCAAATCCTGAAGTTTCTGGATATACTTTACACTTTTAGCTTTAGAGTCCAAAAGAGAACAGAGAATAGTCCCCGCCTCACAAACAACAAGCCAGTCGTTATGAAAACTTGCAACTCACAGTAGCGTTTTGGTGTAAGCAACAGCGTTTCTAAATAAAGCAAgagatccaataataataataataataatgataataataaaggctACAAACCTGAAAGTCAATTTCAGGGTTGGTTGATCTCCTGATCCAGGTCTTTC from Macrobrachium nipponense isolate FS-2020 chromosome 23, ASM1510439v2, whole genome shotgun sequence includes these protein-coding regions:
- the LOC135199942 gene encoding uncharacterized protein LOC135199942 yields the protein MSADENSEAFFDGHWMREATFGETFFEEHHLKAHFLTCYRLNLKSKSPLKEEDVRLALTYLYRKCPSLQFCFGTKDGKTWIRRSTNPEIDFQVLHGKEVREVRECLHSYRYSSNTGPLFCARLLLDCPDLPLDADDLEPPSFHGSILLFGLHHSISDGTTNMYIMKFFVSLLNDVISKKTVDVDEPLGVLVGNDYIGEEIGEKIAMLMSDQSLREKAAKRIEESDGNSPYIITAFPKPNERCMTHSYEYIIDQETTARFFKRCRAEKVTINSGFSAAANVALVDLVRENGVARDSYVMQNAHLINLRRYWKKPIPNALGVHTGFPLIVLTEVPGNVGSNYWDYARALHAQISQNLQEKTSLFDQAYQTIANIQMGTPSADFKSFTTDFTISNMGDATPLATEGGEEVRITHITRSTSNHLVDKCPMSIICHTFRGKFTMTFDYNAAVLERDFIIRFCRQIVKRMQDVE